One segment of Leeia aquatica DNA contains the following:
- a CDS encoding sterol desaturase family protein — MPYQEQFLPAVLIVLSTSVFLVVERVAPGRALPNARGWYGRAGLMNLLQLGLIGLGGLTWNRYFRGHALLQIGGWSNPVLEGLFYWFVGTFVFYWWHRLRHARGFWLLFHQIHHSPSRIEVLTSFYKHPLEIAADSILTGLLIYCVMGGTAEAGAWTSLFGATGEYFYHANIRTPKWLGYLIQRPEHHAIHHQLDVHHYNYGDLTLWDRLFGTFKEAEDFVPACGFPGNGEARLADMLRFRDVYAASAQLETPPPFDPQPQHGE, encoded by the coding sequence ATGCCGTATCAGGAGCAGTTCCTTCCCGCAGTATTGATTGTACTGAGTACCAGTGTGTTTCTGGTGGTGGAGCGGGTGGCGCCGGGGCGGGCCTTGCCGAATGCACGCGGCTGGTATGGGCGGGCGGGGTTGATGAACCTGCTGCAGCTCGGCTTGATCGGGCTGGGCGGTTTGACGTGGAACCGGTATTTCAGGGGGCACGCCCTGCTGCAGATTGGCGGCTGGTCTAATCCGGTACTGGAAGGCCTGTTCTACTGGTTTGTGGGTACCTTTGTGTTCTACTGGTGGCACCGCCTTCGCCATGCCAGAGGCTTCTGGTTGCTGTTTCACCAGATTCACCATAGCCCCAGCCGGATTGAGGTGCTGACCTCGTTCTACAAGCATCCGCTGGAGATTGCGGCGGACTCGATCCTGACCGGCCTGCTGATCTACTGCGTGATGGGGGGTACGGCAGAGGCGGGGGCGTGGACCTCTCTATTTGGTGCAACGGGCGAGTACTTCTACCACGCCAATATCCGCACACCGAAATGGCTGGGTTACCTGATTCAGCGCCCGGAGCATCACGCCATTCACCATCAGCTGGACGTGCACCACTATAACTATGGCGATCTGACCCTGTGGGATCGCCTGTTCGGCACGTTCAAGGAGGCTGAAGATTTTGTCCCGGCCTGTGGCTTCCCGGGGAACGGTGAGGCGCGCCTCGCTGACATGCTGCGCTTCAGGGACGTTTACGCGGCTTCAGCTCAGCTGGAGACGCCCCCGCCGTTTGATCCCCAGCCCCAGCACGGCGAGTAG
- the ppsA gene encoding phosphoenolpyruvate synthase — protein MSQNVVWFEHLRMTDVERVGGKNASLGEMISQLAGAGVRVPGGFATTAEAFRRFLAESHLTDRVNEALSRLDVDDVTQLAKVGAEIRQWVIDAPLPADLEQDIRTAYAKMEADSGATISVAVRSSATAEDLPDASFAGQQETFLNISGIEQVLVAIKHVFASLYNDRAISYRVHQGFEHAEVALSAGIQRMVRSDKGSAGVLFTLDTESGFKDAVFLTASYGLGETVVQGSVNPDEFYVYKPNLTANRPAILRRNLGSKLIRMEFADKAETGRSVRVVDTTQSERRQFAISDADVLELSRYAMIIEQHYGRPMDIEWGKDGVDGKLYILQARPETVKSQDARVETLRRYRLKQRSNVLVSGRAIGQKIGQGVVRLVKDASEMDQVKPGDVLVTDMTDPDWEPVMKRASAIVTNRGGRTCHAAIIARELGIPAVVGCGDATHLLKDGQPVTVSCAEGDTGNIYEGLLDIDVIDLALDKMPPAPVKLMMNVGNPELAFDFSQLPNEGVGLARLEFIINRMIGVHPKALLAYPNLPWDLKAQVEERIAGYPNAVEFYIARLVEGIASIGAAFAPKKVIVRMSDFKSNEYANLIGGTNYEPHEENPMIGFRGASRYISPEFRDCFELECTAIKRVRDDMGLTNVEVMIPFVRTLDEARQVVELLRQNGIERGKNGLRLIMMCEIPSNAILAEQFLEYFDGFSIGSNDMTQLTLALDRDSGGPIASLFDERNDAVKAMLSMAIAACRKQGKYIGICGQGPSDHPDFAKWLVEQGIETVSLNPDTVVETWLYLARELGQKA, from the coding sequence ATGTCGCAAAATGTAGTCTGGTTCGAGCACCTCCGCATGACGGACGTGGAACGGGTAGGGGGCAAGAATGCCTCGCTGGGTGAAATGATCAGCCAGCTGGCCGGTGCCGGTGTACGGGTGCCCGGTGGTTTTGCCACCACTGCAGAAGCGTTCCGCCGCTTCCTGGCCGAGAGCCACCTCACCGACCGCGTGAACGAAGCCCTTTCCCGGCTGGACGTGGACGACGTCACCCAGCTGGCCAAAGTGGGTGCCGAAATCCGCCAGTGGGTGATCGACGCCCCGCTGCCCGCCGATCTGGAACAGGACATCCGCACAGCCTACGCCAAAATGGAAGCCGATTCCGGCGCCACTATCTCGGTAGCCGTTCGCTCCAGCGCCACGGCGGAAGACCTGCCGGACGCCTCTTTTGCCGGCCAGCAGGAAACCTTCCTCAACATCTCCGGCATCGAGCAAGTGCTGGTGGCCATCAAGCACGTGTTCGCCTCGCTGTACAACGACCGCGCCATTTCCTACCGCGTGCACCAAGGCTTTGAACACGCCGAAGTGGCACTGTCTGCCGGTATCCAGCGCATGGTGCGTTCGGACAAAGGCTCCGCCGGGGTGCTGTTCACCCTCGATACCGAATCCGGCTTCAAGGACGCCGTGTTCCTCACCGCCAGCTATGGCCTCGGTGAAACCGTGGTGCAAGGCTCGGTGAACCCGGACGAATTCTACGTCTACAAACCCAACCTCACCGCCAACCGCCCGGCCATCCTGCGCCGCAACCTCGGCTCCAAGCTGATCCGCATGGAATTCGCCGACAAGGCCGAAACCGGCCGCTCGGTGCGCGTGGTGGACACCACCCAGAGCGAGCGCCGCCAGTTCGCCATTTCCGACGCCGACGTGCTGGAGCTCTCCCGCTACGCCATGATCATCGAGCAGCACTATGGCCGCCCGATGGACATCGAATGGGGCAAGGACGGCGTGGATGGCAAGCTGTACATCCTGCAGGCCCGCCCGGAAACTGTGAAGTCGCAAGACGCCCGCGTGGAAACCCTGCGCCGCTACCGCCTGAAGCAGCGCTCCAATGTGCTGGTGTCCGGTCGTGCCATCGGCCAGAAGATCGGCCAGGGCGTGGTGCGGCTGGTGAAAGACGCCTCCGAGATGGACCAGGTCAAGCCCGGCGACGTACTGGTCACCGACATGACCGACCCGGACTGGGAACCGGTGATGAAGCGCGCCTCCGCCATCGTCACCAACCGCGGTGGCCGCACCTGCCACGCCGCCATCATCGCCCGCGAGCTGGGCATCCCGGCGGTAGTGGGCTGCGGTGACGCCACCCACCTACTGAAAGACGGCCAGCCCGTCACCGTCTCCTGCGCCGAAGGCGACACCGGCAACATCTACGAAGGCCTGCTGGATATCGACGTGATCGACCTCGCGCTGGACAAGATGCCGCCCGCCCCGGTCAAGCTGATGATGAACGTCGGCAACCCTGAGCTCGCCTTCGACTTCAGCCAGCTGCCCAACGAAGGCGTAGGCCTCGCCCGGCTGGAATTCATCATCAACCGCATGATCGGCGTCCACCCCAAGGCGCTGCTGGCCTACCCGAACCTGCCGTGGGACCTCAAGGCCCAGGTGGAAGAGCGCATTGCCGGTTACCCCAATGCGGTGGAGTTCTATATCGCCAGGCTGGTGGAAGGCATCGCCTCCATTGGCGCCGCCTTTGCCCCGAAAAAGGTCATCGTGCGCATGTCGGACTTCAAGTCCAACGAATACGCCAACCTGATCGGTGGCACCAACTACGAGCCGCACGAAGAAAACCCGATGATCGGCTTCCGTGGCGCCTCCCGCTACATCTCGCCGGAATTCCGCGACTGCTTCGAGCTGGAATGCACCGCCATCAAGCGCGTGCGCGACGACATGGGCCTCACCAATGTCGAAGTGATGATCCCCTTCGTCCGCACCCTGGACGAAGCCCGCCAAGTGGTCGAGCTGCTGCGGCAGAACGGCATCGAGCGCGGCAAGAACGGCCTGCGCCTGATCATGATGTGCGAGATCCCGTCCAACGCCATCCTCGCCGAACAGTTCCTCGAATACTTCGACGGCTTCTCCATCGGCTCCAACGACATGACCCAGCTCACGCTGGCGCTCGATCGTGACTCCGGCGGCCCCATCGCCAGCCTGTTCGACGAACGCAACGATGCCGTCAAAGCCATGCTCAGCATGGCCATTGCCGCCTGCCGCAAGCAAGGCAAATACATCGGCATCTGCGGCCAAGGCCCCTCCGACCACCCGGACTTCGCCAAATGGCTGGTCGAGCAAGGCATCGAAACCGTCTCGCTCAACCCCGACACCGTGGTCGAAACCTGGCTCTACCTCGCCCGCGAGCTGGGCCAGAAAGCCTGA
- the ppsR gene encoding posphoenolpyruvate synthetase regulatory kinase/phosphorylase PpsR, producing MTHRRKVFFVSDRTGITAEVLGHSLITQFEDIDFQRTTLPFIDTIEKAQAVAQQLGDICMQEGHRPVVFSTMVDSQIRNALRQRNNALHLDFFEKFIDPLEQEFGMQSSHTMGKSHAIDDNDDYKTRIDAVNFTMANDDGGQTKYYEEADVILVGVSRSGKTPTCLYLALHYGIRAANYPLVPEDFGSMTLPSVLQPYRNKLYGLTIRADRLQQIRNERKPDSKYASLDNCRFEIAEAEALMRRERISFQDATHKSVEELASTLIHTAGLTRRLF from the coding sequence ATGACGCACCGCCGCAAGGTGTTCTTCGTTTCCGACCGCACCGGGATCACCGCCGAAGTGCTCGGCCACAGCCTGATCACCCAGTTCGAAGACATCGACTTCCAGCGTACCACCCTGCCCTTCATCGACACCATCGAAAAGGCGCAGGCGGTGGCACAGCAGCTGGGCGACATCTGCATGCAGGAGGGGCACCGCCCGGTGGTGTTCTCCACCATGGTGGACAGCCAGATCCGCAACGCGCTGCGCCAGCGCAACAATGCCCTGCACCTCGACTTCTTCGAGAAGTTCATCGACCCGCTGGAGCAGGAATTCGGCATGCAGTCGTCGCACACCATGGGCAAGAGCCATGCCATTGATGACAACGACGACTACAAAACCCGCATCGACGCGGTGAACTTCACCATGGCCAATGATGACGGCGGCCAGACCAAATACTATGAAGAGGCGGATGTGATCCTGGTTGGCGTGTCGCGCTCTGGCAAAACCCCCACCTGCCTCTACCTTGCCCTGCACTACGGCATCCGCGCCGCCAACTACCCGCTGGTGCCGGAAGACTTTGGCAGCATGACCCTGCCCAGCGTGCTGCAGCCCTACCGCAACAAGCTGTACGGCCTCACCATCCGCGCCGACCGCCTGCAGCAGATCCGCAACGAGCGCAAACCAGACAGCAAGTACGCCTCGCTGGACAATTGCCGTTTCGAGATCGCCGAGGCCGAGGCGCTGATGCGCCGCGAGCGCATCTCTTTCCAGGACGCCACCCACAAATCGGTGGAAGAGCTGGCCTCCACCCTGATCCACACCGCCGGGCTCACCCGCCGGCTGTTCTGA
- a CDS encoding DUF4431 domain-containing protein — protein MTFLRFALLAAFSLAPAARAADCLHYAGAPLTLTGTVTLKTFYGPPNYGESPKTDAREVQAVLVLPKPICVAANPQTEEEAETGQRLITLVPPAGVRFKPYQGKTVVLTGTLFHAITGHHHTPVLMEVTRVTLK, from the coding sequence ATGACCTTCCTCCGGTTTGCCCTGCTGGCCGCGTTCAGCCTTGCCCCGGCCGCCCGTGCTGCAGATTGCCTGCATTACGCCGGTGCGCCGCTCACGCTCACGGGAACCGTGACCCTGAAAACCTTCTACGGCCCGCCCAACTATGGCGAGAGCCCGAAGACGGATGCGCGCGAGGTGCAGGCGGTGCTGGTGCTGCCCAAACCGATCTGTGTGGCGGCGAACCCGCAAACTGAAGAAGAAGCTGAAACGGGCCAGCGGCTGATTACCCTGGTGCCGCCCGCTGGCGTGCGCTTCAAACCCTACCAGGGCAAGACGGTGGTGCTGACCGGTACGCTCTTTCACGCCATCACCGGCCACCACCACACCCCGGTGTTGATGGAGGTGACGCGGGTCACTCTCAAGTAG
- a CDS encoding glycine zipper 2TM domain-containing protein, which yields MRRLTVFATLAMSLAVPTLRAESFADYARVRQVEPQYERVNSPREECWTETVSSQQPRESRRSTSGAIIGGVVGAALGHQVGKGRGKDAATAVGAIAGAMIGDRWNDRGGDEYETVSRDERRCRSVDQWDNRLTGYRVTYEYAGRRYTSFMPRDPGREVRVNVSVEPSR from the coding sequence ATGCGTCGCTTGACTGTGTTTGCTACCCTCGCAATGAGCCTGGCGGTTCCGACCCTGCGGGCGGAATCCTTTGCAGATTATGCCCGGGTGCGTCAGGTGGAGCCCCAATATGAGCGCGTCAACTCACCACGCGAGGAGTGCTGGACGGAAACCGTCAGCAGCCAACAGCCGCGTGAATCCCGCCGCAGCACCAGCGGTGCCATCATTGGGGGTGTGGTGGGGGCGGCGCTGGGCCACCAGGTTGGCAAGGGGCGTGGCAAGGATGCCGCCACGGCGGTCGGTGCCATCGCAGGCGCCATGATTGGCGACCGCTGGAATGATCGTGGTGGCGATGAATACGAAACCGTGTCTCGCGATGAGCGCCGCTGCCGCAGCGTGGACCAGTGGGACAATCGCCTGACCGGCTATCGCGTCACCTATGAATACGCAGGCCGCCGCTATACCAGCTTCATGCCGCGCGACCCGGGCCGTGAGGTGCGGGTGAACGTGTCGGTGGAGCCGTCGCGCTGA
- a CDS encoding PepSY domain-containing protein, with protein sequence MMRAALLTLLLVAVPAWAISRDDAARIAQERTGGKVLAVEQQGTLFRVKVLKSNGEVVILKIDAGSGEVH encoded by the coding sequence ATGATGCGCGCAGCCCTGCTCACCCTGTTGCTGGTGGCCGTTCCGGCCTGGGCCATTTCCCGTGATGATGCCGCCCGCATCGCACAGGAGCGGACCGGGGGCAAGGTGCTGGCAGTGGAACAGCAGGGTACGCTGTTTCGGGTCAAGGTGCTAAAAAGCAATGGCGAGGTGGTAATTCTGAAGATTGACGCTGGCAGTGGGGAGGTGCACTGA
- a CDS encoding response regulator transcription factor, producing the protein MRILVVEDEPILNARLRQMLTEAGYRVEGAQDGEQGLFLAKEYPFDTIVLDLGLPKRSGLDILRILRSEGSTTPVLVLTARDRWQDKVEGLEAGADDYLTKPFEPPELLARVKALLRRAAGAPQQKLQFGPLQLDLGAQSVQRETQALDLTAFEYRMLEFLVTHRDRVVPKAELNDYLYPVNADPDSNVIEVLLGRLRKKLDPDGSLQPIETLRGRGYRFTLQPGA; encoded by the coding sequence ATGCGCATTCTGGTGGTGGAAGACGAGCCCATCCTCAATGCCCGCCTGCGGCAGATGCTGACCGAGGCGGGCTACCGGGTAGAAGGCGCGCAGGATGGCGAGCAAGGGTTGTTTCTGGCCAAAGAGTACCCCTTCGACACCATCGTGCTGGATCTCGGCCTGCCCAAACGCTCGGGCCTCGACATCCTGCGCATCCTGCGCTCGGAGGGCAGTACCACCCCGGTGCTGGTATTAACCGCCCGCGACCGCTGGCAGGATAAGGTGGAGGGGCTGGAGGCCGGGGCCGACGATTACCTGACCAAGCCGTTCGAGCCGCCAGAACTGCTGGCACGGGTCAAAGCCCTGTTGCGCCGCGCTGCAGGTGCGCCCCAGCAGAAGCTGCAATTCGGCCCGCTGCAACTGGACCTGGGCGCGCAGAGCGTACAGCGTGAAACGCAAGCGCTGGACCTGACCGCCTTTGAATACCGCATGCTGGAATTTCTGGTGACCCACCGGGATCGGGTGGTGCCCAAGGCGGAGCTGAACGACTACCTCTACCCGGTGAACGCCGACCCGGACAGCAATGTGATTGAAGTGCTGCTCGGCCGCCTGCGCAAGAAGCTGGACCCGGATGGCAGCCTGCAACCGATCGAGACCCTGCGCGGACGCGGTTACCGCTTTACCCTGCAACCTGGCGCATGA
- a CDS encoding ATP-binding protein: protein MSRKPRSINQRVILAAAVLLLLFVILTGAALDKAFRESAETARRERLSALAYLLMAAAEVDEQGVLHMPPQLAETRLQLPGSGLYARVQLGRTQWLSASNTGRAIPFADSATPGQPWFGQVDMGQQRYWALSMQVSWPVGVRRLPLLFSVSEDLRDFERELNTYRRTLWGWLAASAVLLLLTQTVLLRWGLRPLRQVARALRRIEQGEDEQLDGPYPRELQGLTRNLNTLLQRERAQQQRYRHALADLAHSLKTPLAVLKGTPEDDAEFAHTVREQCQRMETLVGYQLQRAATAGSAPFAAARLLAPQVQRITDTLSKVYRDRSLQFQQDIPPDFKLRLDEGDLLELLGNLIDNAAKWATHQVRISAQREGERCTLSIEDDGPGISDPSLMQQRGVRADEAVPGHGIGLAIVNDIVNAYQGRLDILRSDTLGGACIRIQFNGV from the coding sequence ATGAGCCGCAAGCCCCGCTCGATCAACCAGCGGGTGATCCTGGCCGCCGCCGTGCTGCTGCTGCTGTTCGTGATCCTCACTGGCGCGGCGCTGGACAAGGCCTTTCGCGAAAGTGCGGAGACTGCCCGCCGCGAACGCCTGAGTGCCCTCGCCTACCTGCTGATGGCCGCCGCCGAGGTCGATGAGCAAGGCGTGCTGCACATGCCGCCACAACTGGCCGAAACCCGCCTGCAACTGCCTGGCTCCGGCCTGTATGCCCGCGTTCAGCTTGGCCGCACGCAATGGCTATCCGCCTCCAATACCGGCCGCGCCATACCCTTTGCCGACAGCGCCACGCCAGGCCAACCCTGGTTTGGACAGGTGGACATGGGTCAGCAGCGCTACTGGGCGCTCTCCATGCAGGTTAGCTGGCCTGTCGGCGTGCGTCGGCTGCCACTGCTGTTCAGCGTCAGCGAGGACCTGCGTGATTTTGAGCGCGAGCTGAACACCTATCGCCGTACCCTGTGGGGCTGGCTGGCCGCCTCGGCCGTGCTGCTGTTGCTGACCCAGACCGTGCTGCTGCGCTGGGGACTGCGCCCGCTGCGGCAAGTCGCACGCGCCTTGCGCCGCATCGAGCAAGGGGAAGATGAGCAGCTGGATGGCCCCTACCCGCGTGAGCTGCAAGGGCTCACCCGCAACCTGAACACCCTGCTGCAGCGCGAACGCGCCCAGCAGCAGCGTTACCGCCATGCACTGGCCGACCTCGCCCACAGTCTGAAGACCCCATTGGCGGTACTCAAAGGCACGCCGGAAGACGATGCCGAATTTGCCCACACGGTGCGCGAGCAATGCCAGCGCATGGAAACGCTGGTGGGCTATCAGCTGCAGCGCGCCGCCACTGCAGGCAGTGCGCCCTTTGCCGCCGCCCGTCTGCTCGCGCCCCAAGTGCAACGGATCACCGACACCCTCAGCAAGGTCTACCGTGACCGAAGCCTGCAGTTCCAGCAAGACATTCCACCTGATTTCAAACTACGGCTGGATGAAGGCGATTTGCTGGAGCTGCTGGGCAACCTGATCGACAACGCCGCCAAATGGGCTACGCATCAGGTGCGCATCAGCGCGCAGCGAGAGGGAGAGCGCTGCACCCTCAGCATCGAGGACGACGGCCCTGGCATCAGTGATCCCAGTTTGATGCAGCAGCGCGGGGTGCGTGCGGATGAGGCAGTACCTGGCCACGGCATCGGACTCGCCATTGTGAACGATATCGTCAACGCCTATCAGGGCCGCCTAGACATCCTGCGCAGCGATACACTGGGCGGTGCCTGCATCCGTATCCAGTTCAACGGCGTGTGA
- a CDS encoding acyltransferase family protein has protein sequence MIKTLNSLEALRFVAAALVILAHSGGFPIPVVSMFLGGGIFLGSIGVDIFFVISGFVMYLSACNTTKGKGGSIAFIVARLLRILPLYAIVTVAWGIKVAIYDGKSLNIFYVLQSLLLLPTTESIDPLVTLGWTLRYEMFFYMLVTIGIHFNRLILIPTLGIILSFIAWLIWGFYYGAPIAIEFIAGYGLAHYYTSHETSNPRSQRIVNFGLVISACLMFLAATGNDWGYVDTNHSFIPRMWIVYENGITIPRPIAWGIPAVLLIYFSVQKENRWHWKLAALGKYTYSIYLLQTFSNPLAKKLTHYMPDLVALTSGFLILFAASFLSHHLFERRIMRLKNGLVRVVLSLFYIKPVSPL, from the coding sequence ATGATCAAGACCCTCAACTCGCTGGAAGCTTTGCGATTTGTTGCTGCAGCATTGGTGATTCTAGCCCATTCCGGGGGCTTTCCGATCCCTGTTGTCAGTATGTTCCTAGGCGGCGGAATATTTCTTGGCTCAATAGGGGTCGACATCTTCTTTGTCATTAGCGGCTTTGTAATGTATTTGAGCGCTTGCAATACCACCAAGGGCAAAGGAGGATCGATTGCATTCATTGTTGCAAGATTACTTAGGATCCTCCCACTTTATGCTATTGTCACAGTAGCATGGGGCATCAAAGTCGCAATTTATGACGGCAAGAGTTTAAATATCTTCTATGTGCTACAGTCTTTACTACTACTCCCAACTACAGAGAGCATTGATCCACTTGTGACTCTGGGCTGGACCCTCCGATACGAGATGTTTTTCTACATGCTGGTCACAATAGGAATTCATTTTAATAGGCTAATTCTAATTCCAACCCTAGGAATAATCCTATCCTTTATTGCATGGTTAATTTGGGGCTTTTATTATGGCGCCCCCATTGCTATTGAGTTTATTGCAGGATACGGCCTGGCACACTATTACACCTCACATGAGACATCCAACCCAAGAAGCCAGAGGATTGTAAACTTTGGTCTTGTAATCTCTGCTTGCTTAATGTTTTTAGCAGCAACAGGAAATGACTGGGGGTATGTGGACACGAATCATTCTTTTATCCCGAGGATGTGGATAGTCTATGAGAATGGTATTACCATCCCTCGCCCTATTGCATGGGGAATTCCTGCCGTGTTGTTGATTTACTTCTCGGTTCAGAAAGAAAACCGTTGGCATTGGAAATTGGCGGCACTTGGCAAATATACTTACTCGATTTATTTGCTACAAACATTCTCTAACCCACTTGCAAAAAAACTCACGCATTACATGCCAGACCTGGTAGCGCTTACTTCTGGCTTTCTTATTCTTTTTGCAGCAAGTTTTCTCTCACATCATCTTTTCGAGCGACGAATCATGCGCTTGAAAAATGGGCTGGTAAGAGTAGTGCTCAGCCTGTTTTATATAAAGCCAGTTAGCCCACTCTAG
- a CDS encoding tail fiber protein, with protein MSQNPTVLPTSGTLTGLGLVQKVNDALDTIASNLSGATDPGAVGANRLWADTQSGLLKLRNGNNDGWTVLGSLSDLGIQSGRQVTATAGGTGDALTASFAPAVTTLINGMSLCVRSNGSNASAAPTFTPNSGVIPAKTIVKGTGQALMIGDIAGAGHWLELLYDQTLDKWLLLNPAAGLSSAVPVGTIIHVAQNTPPAGYLKANGAEVSRSTYAALFAALVASAGFTPQTFTVNIANPAIFTKPAHGFTGGERLRLSTTGALPSGLNSTTDYFVEKIDANTFYLSSGGGRIVTSGTQSGTHSYLQSWFGLGDGTTTFNLPDLRGEFMRGWDDGRGVDVGRAMGTGQAGSEIAVVDNPNGIIPLTSVANHDGTSSYDTSYSINISAAAGRFMAYKRVRPRNVALLACIKF; from the coding sequence ATGTCACAAAATCCGACCGTACTGCCTACCAGTGGCACGCTGACCGGCCTTGGCCTGGTGCAGAAAGTGAATGATGCGCTGGATACCATCGCCAGCAACCTGAGCGGTGCCACCGACCCCGGCGCAGTGGGTGCCAACCGGCTGTGGGCCGACACCCAAAGCGGCCTGCTCAAGCTACGCAATGGCAACAACGACGGCTGGACCGTACTGGGCAGTTTGAGCGACCTTGGCATCCAGAGTGGCCGTCAAGTCACCGCCACGGCCGGTGGCACCGGTGACGCGCTCACCGCCAGCTTTGCCCCCGCGGTGACCACCCTGATCAACGGCATGTCACTGTGCGTGCGCAGCAACGGCAGCAATGCCTCAGCGGCCCCAACCTTTACCCCGAACAGCGGCGTCATCCCGGCCAAAACCATCGTCAAAGGCACGGGGCAAGCGCTGATGATTGGCGACATTGCCGGTGCCGGCCACTGGCTGGAACTGTTGTATGACCAGACGCTGGACAAATGGCTGTTGCTGAATCCGGCGGCAGGGTTGTCATCCGCAGTTCCGGTCGGCACCATCATCCATGTTGCGCAGAACACGCCGCCTGCAGGCTATCTGAAAGCCAACGGGGCAGAGGTCTCCCGCAGTACCTATGCCGCGCTTTTTGCGGCACTGGTGGCCAGTGCGGGCTTCACACCGCAGACGTTCACCGTGAACATCGCCAATCCGGCCATCTTCACCAAGCCCGCCCACGGCTTCACTGGCGGCGAGCGACTGCGACTCTCCACCACCGGCGCGCTACCCTCCGGGCTTAACAGCACCACAGACTACTTCGTCGAGAAAATCGATGCCAACACCTTCTACCTAAGCTCCGGCGGTGGCCGGATCGTGACCAGCGGCACACAGTCGGGCACCCACAGCTACCTGCAAAGTTGGTTCGGCCTCGGCGACGGTACCACCACCTTCAACCTGCCCGACCTGCGAGGTGAGTTTATGCGAGGGTGGGATGATGGACGTGGCGTCGATGTGGGCCGAGCAATGGGGACAGGGCAGGCAGGTAGTGAGATAGCGGTTGTCGACAATCCGAACGGCATTATCCCACTGACTAGCGTTGCAAATCACGACGGTACCAGCTCCTATGACACCAGCTACTCTATAAATATCAGTGCAGCAGCAGGGCGATTTATGGCCTACAAACGTGTTCGACCTCGCAATGTCGCGCTGTTGGCTTGTATAAAGTTTTAA